A window from Rhipicephalus sanguineus isolate Rsan-2018 unplaced genomic scaffold, BIME_Rsan_1.4 Seq6972, whole genome shotgun sequence encodes these proteins:
- the LOC119378119 gene encoding UDP-GalNAc:beta-1,3-N-acetylgalactosaminyltransferase 2-like, with protein sequence LPRKLLYFFDFLLQRSIEFDFLVKADDDSLVDLEGLRNSVPKQQQQNIWWSNFRENWPVIRYGKWGEHTYSAPIYPAFACGAAYVLSRDIVYWLARNKDYLHCYQGEDVSMGIWLAALSLQRIHEPRNWSCSYSCPDGVSRPYSRAQLSPTELKTVWATFKKHKKLC encoded by the exons TTGCCACGCAAGCTGCTCTATTTCTTTGACTTCCTGCTGCAACGTTCAATTGAATTTGACTTCCTTGTAAAGGCTGACGATGACTCCCTGGTGGACTTGGAAGGGCTACGGAATAGTGTGcccaagcagcagcagcaaaacatTTGGTGGAGCAACTTCAGGGAGAATTGGCCAGTGATCCGCTATGGCAAGTGGGGTGAGCACACATACAG TGCACCCATCTACCCTGCATTTGCATGTGGTGCAGCATATGTGCTGTCAAGAGACATAGTCTACTGGCTGGCCAGGAACAAGGACTACTTGCATTGCTATCAGGGTGAAGACGTCTCCATGGGCATCTGGTTGGCTGCACTCTCACTACAGCGCATTCATGAGCCCCGCAACTGGTCGTGCAGCTACAGCTGTCCGGATGGCGTTAGTCGGCCCTACAGTAGGGCTCAGCTGTCACCCACTGAACTCAAGACGGTGTGGGCCACTTTCAAGAAGCACAAGAAACTCTGCTGA